The proteins below are encoded in one region of Thermoanaerobaculia bacterium:
- a CDS encoding 2-oxoacid:acceptor oxidoreductase subunit alpha — protein sequence AEFVGLGYYTEIPAVIFDIQRVGPSTGLPTRTMQGDVLSTYYLSHGDKSHVLLFPCSMTECYSMAIDAFELAEKLQTPVFVMSDLDLGMNNWVSDPFPYPDRPISRGKVLDAKAIEERGGFARYRDVDGDGIPYRTLPGTNHPLAAYFTRGSGHTDRATYSERPEDYVAIMDRLARKHDTARTLAPAPALSGGGKAPVGILAFGSSHWGVIEARDVLRAEGIETDYLRLRSLPFAPEVLDWVRSHERVYVVEQNRDAQMKSLLTIELGADSGRLRSILHYNGLPLDAQTVVEGVELGEVKL from the coding sequence GGCCGAGTTCGTGGGCCTCGGCTACTACACCGAGATCCCCGCCGTCATCTTCGACATCCAGCGGGTCGGCCCCTCCACGGGGCTCCCGACGCGCACGATGCAGGGGGACGTCCTCTCGACCTACTACCTCTCGCACGGCGACAAGAGCCACGTTCTCCTTTTCCCGTGCTCGATGACCGAGTGCTACTCGATGGCGATCGACGCCTTCGAGCTCGCCGAGAAGCTCCAGACCCCCGTCTTCGTGATGAGCGACCTCGACCTCGGCATGAACAACTGGGTGAGCGATCCGTTCCCGTATCCGGACCGGCCGATCTCGCGGGGGAAGGTCCTCGACGCGAAGGCGATCGAGGAGCGCGGCGGCTTCGCCCGCTACCGCGACGTCGACGGCGACGGCATCCCGTACCGGACGCTCCCCGGCACGAACCATCCGCTGGCCGCGTACTTCACGCGCGGCTCCGGGCACACCGACCGGGCGACCTATTCCGAGCGCCCCGAGGACTACGTCGCGATCATGGACCGCCTCGCGCGCAAGCACGACACCGCGCGGACGCTCGCGCCCGCCCCGGCGCTCTCCGGCGGCGGCAAGGCCCCCGTCGGCATCCTCGCCTTCGGCTCCTCTCACTGGGGCGTCATCGAGGCCCGCGACGTGCTCCGGGCCGAAGGGATCGAGACCGACTACCTGCGCCTGCGCTCGCTCCCCTTCGCGCCCGAGGTCCTCGACTGGGTCCGCTCCCACGAGCGGGTCTACGTGGTCGAGCAGAACCGCGACGCGCAGATGAAGAGCCTGCTGACGATCGAGCTCGGCGCCGACAGCGGCCGCCTGCGCTCGATCCTCCACTACAACGGACTGCCTCTCGACGCCCAGACCGTCGTGGAAGGCGTCGAGCTCGGAGAGGTGAAGCTGTGA
- a CDS encoding 2-oxoacid:ferredoxin oxidoreductase subunit beta — protein sequence MSSVTEPKAPATNRLGLTVKEYGGLKSTLCIGCGHDVITKQITQAFYEMGVDPYRVAKLSGIGCSSKTTAYFVERGHGFNAVHGRMPAVGSGVMLANRTLLAIGVSGDGDTASIGAGQFVHLLRRNIPMIYVVENNGVYGLTKGQFSATADLGSKLKNGVVNDLPAIDLCGLAIELGCSFVARSFSGDMKQLGALLKAAIAHRGTSLIDVISPCVTFNNHEGSTKSYKWSKDHEEAIQEIGFVPYFEDVTVEQKPGETQEVEMHDGSKLRLKALRADFDPTDRGKAVELLIEAREKQEFLTGLIYINETTPDFLTQLNMVDEPLATLPESKTRPPKAALDAIMAELS from the coding sequence GTGAGCAGCGTGACGGAACCGAAAGCCCCCGCGACCAACCGCCTCGGCCTGACCGTGAAGGAATACGGCGGGCTCAAGTCCACGCTCTGCATCGGGTGCGGACACGACGTGATCACGAAACAGATCACGCAGGCCTTCTACGAGATGGGAGTCGATCCCTATCGCGTCGCCAAGCTCTCCGGCATCGGCTGCTCTTCGAAGACGACCGCCTATTTCGTCGAGCGCGGCCACGGGTTCAACGCGGTCCACGGCCGCATGCCGGCCGTCGGCTCGGGCGTGATGCTCGCCAACCGCACGCTGCTGGCGATCGGGGTCTCGGGCGACGGCGACACCGCGTCGATCGGCGCCGGCCAGTTCGTCCACCTCCTTCGCCGGAACATCCCGATGATCTATGTCGTCGAGAACAACGGCGTGTACGGCCTGACGAAGGGTCAGTTCTCGGCCACCGCCGACCTCGGCTCGAAGCTCAAGAACGGCGTCGTCAACGACCTCCCGGCGATCGATCTCTGCGGCCTCGCGATCGAGCTCGGGTGCTCGTTCGTCGCGCGATCCTTCTCGGGCGACATGAAGCAGCTCGGCGCGCTGCTGAAAGCGGCGATCGCTCATCGCGGTACCTCACTCATCGACGTCATCTCTCCGTGCGTCACGTTCAACAATCACGAAGGGTCGACGAAGTCGTACAAGTGGTCGAAGGACCACGAGGAGGCGATCCAGGAGATCGGCTTCGTCCCGTACTTCGAGGACGTGACCGTGGAACAGAAGCCCGGCGAGACGCAGGAAGTCGAGATGCACGACGGGTCGAAGCTGCGCCTCAAGGCCCTGCGCGCCGACTTCGATCCGACGGACCGTGGCAAGGCGGTGGAGCTCCTGATCGAAGCGCGCGAGAAGCAGGAGTTCCTCACCGGACTCATCTACATCAACGAGACGACGCCCGATTTCCTCACCCAGCTCAACATGGTGGACGAGCCGCTCGCCACACTCCCCGAGTCGAAGACCCGCCCGCCGAAGGCGGCGCTCG